One Drosophila subobscura isolate 14011-0131.10 chromosome U, UCBerk_Dsub_1.0, whole genome shotgun sequence DNA window includes the following coding sequences:
- the LOC117901937 gene encoding protein I'm not dead yet, with amino-acid sequence MAEATEYKPGDSPLAEQDDRKLFCKYHYKGVLILLIPLIFAPILLAENVLVARFIYLTICLYLYYILNVMAQGATAFIYITFVPVFGIAGSGPVSNSYYTDLIFLTYGSVFLGVVMDSSKLSDRLGILVIKICGGNIRILQLFLVIATAVSSIFVNSTVMSAFWMKIALAVMNEFNEAGIARMYSDEEPYERGSKPYPSRPAVGIYLTVCYAASLGAMISPMQDPNGVLIDLFNVNLKGKAGAESFLVLLIVPMILSLIVLIVWINIMFLGLVGGSVKQELAEGAGNRAGIKQAMVDKSEKMGPWTIHTKLSLTLVLITFLLMMTRKPRFMDGWDTISKTTANGASVAVIGMSILFFAVPANYLFCKYYMCRQPKKEGTAPSLLGWKAVNSNTPWGHIFMLAAGFSFVYSGLHAGFFDYLADSAADFKMGRGMSLVYGSFLGTLMTALAPATTLAKHAVPIMFGAGKKFAVPFGTALHNQFLLPNSTSANTIVAGWGNIRPYQFLLGGLVPTILMFIFTLGFIMALGGTAFPGY; translated from the exons atggc TGAGGCCACCGAGTACAAGCCTGGCGATTCGCCATTGGCAGAGCAAGATGATCGAAAACTATTCTGCAAGTATCACTACAAAGGGGTTCTCATTTTGCTGATTCCTCTCATATTTGCACCCATATTGCTGGCAGAGAATGTATTG GTTGCTCGGTTTATCTACCTTACAATATGTCTATATCTGTACTACATCCTCAATGTTATGGCGCAAGGAGCCACAGCTTTTATCTATATTACTTTTGTGCCCGTCTTCGGCATCGCCGGCTCGGGGCCTGTCAGCAATTCGTACTATACagatttgatatttttgaCATATGGCAGCGTGTTTTTGGGCGTCGTGATGGACAGCTCGAAGCTAAGCGATCGTCTCGGCATATTGGTCATTAAAATTTGCGGTGGCAACATAAGAAT TCTTCAGCTATTTCTGGTTATTGCCACTGCGGTGTCCTCCATTTTTGTTAACTCCACAGTCATGTCGGCTTTTTGGATGAAGATTGCTTTAGCTGTAATGAATGAATTCAATGAA GCTGGCATTGCCAGAATGTACTCCGACGAAGAGCCCTACGAGCGCGGATC CAAACCTTATCCCTCACGTCCTGCAGTGGGCATTTACTTAACTGTTTGCTATGCTGCCAGCCTGGGTGCCATGATTTCGCCAATGCAGGATCCAAACGGAGTTCTAATCGATCTTTTCAACGT GAATTTGAAGGGCAAGGCCGGCGCCGAAAGCTTTCTGGTACTTTTGATTGTTCCAATGATTCTCAGCTTGATTGTTTTGATTGTGTGGATCAACATTATGTTCCTGGGACTGGTCGGTGGCAGTGtgaagcaggagctggccgagGGCGCTGGAAATAGGGCTGGAATCAAACAGGCCATGGTCGATAAGAGCGAGAAAATGGGTCCCTGGACAATCCACACCAAATTGTCGCTCACTTTGGTTCTTATTACGTttctgctgatgatgacgCGAAAGCCTCGCTTCATGGATGGCTGGGATACCATAAGCAAGACGACAGCTAATGGGGCATCCGTCGCTGTCATTGGAATGAGCATTCTGTTCTTTGCCGTTCCTGCCAACTATTTGTTCTGCAAATACTACATGTGTCGCCAGCCCAAGAAGGAGGGCACTGCACCATCGCTGCTGGGCTGGAAGGCGGTGAACTCCAATACTCCGTGGGGACACATATTTATGCTGGCCGCCGGATTCAGCTTTGTGTACAGTGGTCTGCATGCCGGTTTCTTTGATTACTTGGCTGACTCGGCGGCAGATTTTAAAATGGGCAGAGGCATGTCCTTGGTTTATGGATCGTTTTTGGGAACTCTAATGACAGCCCTAGCACCAGCCACCACTTTGGCCAAGCACGCTGTTCCCATTATGTTTGGAGCC GGTAAGAAGTTTGCTGTACCCTTTGGCACTGCATTGCACAATCAGTTTCTGCTACCAAACAGCACATCGGCGAACACAATTGTTGCCGGCTGGGGCAACATTAGACCTTATCAGTTT CTATTGGGAGGCCTGGTCCCTACCATACTCATGTTTATATTCACTTTGGGCTTCATCATGGCCCTGGGAGGCACTGCCTTTCCCGGAtattaa